Proteins encoded together in one Kingella oralis window:
- the purN gene encoding phosphoribosylglycinamide formyltransferase — MKNIVILISGRGSNMQAIVNANIAKARIAAVLSNNPEAAGLAWAAERGIATAALNHKDFASRTDFDRAMMQLIDRYSPDLVVLAGFMRILTAEFCAHYANRCINIHPSLLPAFTGLHTHQRALDEGCRVSGCTIHFVTAVLDNGAIIAQGVVPILDGDTAERIAARVLQVEHQLLPQAVADFVSGSLKIVGKRVERRTPRANAAAQLLA; from the coding sequence ATGAAAAACATCGTTATCCTGATTTCCGGGCGCGGCAGCAATATGCAGGCGATTGTGAACGCGAACATCGCCAAAGCCCGCATCGCCGCCGTGTTATCCAACAACCCCGAAGCCGCAGGCTTGGCATGGGCGGCGGAACGCGGCATCGCCACCGCCGCGCTGAACCATAAAGATTTCGCCAGCCGCACCGATTTTGACCGCGCCATGATGCAGCTCATCGACCGATATTCCCCCGATTTGGTTGTGCTGGCGGGCTTTATGCGGATTTTAACCGCCGAATTTTGCGCCCATTACGCCAACCGCTGCATCAACATCCACCCCTCGCTGCTGCCCGCGTTCACAGGGCTGCACACGCACCAGCGCGCCTTAGACGAAGGCTGCCGCGTTTCAGGCTGCACCATCCATTTTGTAACCGCAGTGTTGGACAACGGCGCGATTATCGCGCAAGGCGTTGTGCCGATTTTGGATGGCGACACGGCAGAGCGCATCGCCGCGCGGGTGTTGCAAGTGGAGCATCAACTCTTGCCGCAAGCGGTGGCGGATTTTGTTTCAGGCAGCCTGAAAATCGTGGGCAAGCGGGTGGAACGCCGCACGCCCCGCGCCAATGCCGCCGCGCAACTGTTGGCATAA
- the argS gene encoding arginine--tRNA ligase has protein sequence MKLHQTVAAEVQKAFDAAQLSGCPIALQPAKDAKFGDFQINGVMGAAKSLKQNPRELAQKIAGLLAANPLFTAAEVAGPGFINLRLNPEFIAAQLSAADSRLGVATVAKSKTVVIDYSSPNLAKEMHVGHLRSSIIGDSLARVLGFLGHKVIRQNHVGDWGTQFGMLVAYLAEQQQDDANFRLADLEQFYRNAKVRFDEDENFANTAREYVVKLQGGDETVLSWWRKFVDISLQHAETVYEKLGLLLERGDVAGESSYNDDLQNVVDELLQHGLAVDDNGTKVMFLDELKNQDGDPQPFIIQKQDGGFLYATTDLACVRHRVRNLHADRILYVVDTRQSLHFQQLFAATRKAGWLPENVEAEFIGFGTMMGKDGKPFKTRSGDTVKLVELLDEATERATALVKEKNPELPADTAAQIGRAVGIGAVKYADLSKNRNSDYIFDWENMLSFEGNTAPYLQYAYTRVQSVLRRAGAWNETAPLQIKEPLEQQLAVELLKFEDVLNSVAETSFPHYLANYLYQLAALFSRFYEACPILKAEGATRDTRLQLAKLTGETLKTGLGLLGIEVLDVM, from the coding sequence ATGAAACTACACCAAACCGTAGCCGCAGAAGTACAAAAAGCCTTTGACGCAGCCCAACTTTCAGGCTGCCCCATCGCCCTGCAACCCGCCAAAGATGCCAAATTTGGCGATTTCCAAATCAACGGCGTAATGGGCGCAGCCAAATCGCTGAAACAAAATCCGCGCGAACTGGCGCAAAAAATTGCCGGTTTGCTCGCCGCCAATCCTTTGTTTACCGCCGCCGAAGTCGCCGGCCCGGGCTTTATCAACCTGCGCCTGAACCCCGAATTTATCGCCGCGCAACTGAGCGCCGCCGACAGCCGCCTGGGCGTTGCCACCGTGGCAAAAAGCAAAACCGTGGTGATTGACTACTCATCACCCAATCTTGCCAAAGAAATGCACGTGGGGCATTTGCGTTCCAGCATCATTGGCGACAGCTTGGCGCGCGTGCTGGGCTTTTTGGGACACAAAGTCATCCGCCAAAACCATGTGGGCGACTGGGGTACGCAATTTGGCATGCTGGTTGCCTATTTGGCGGAGCAGCAGCAAGACGATGCCAACTTCCGTTTGGCGGATTTGGAACAGTTTTACCGCAACGCCAAAGTGCGTTTTGACGAAGACGAAAATTTCGCCAACACCGCGCGCGAATATGTGGTGAAACTGCAAGGCGGCGATGAAACTGTGTTGTCTTGGTGGCGCAAATTCGTGGACATTTCGCTGCAACACGCCGAAACCGTGTACGAAAAACTGGGCTTGCTGTTGGAGCGCGGCGATGTGGCGGGCGAATCGTCTTACAACGACGATTTGCAAAACGTGGTGGACGAGCTGCTGCAACACGGCTTGGCGGTGGACGACAACGGCACCAAAGTGATGTTCTTGGACGAATTGAAAAACCAAGACGGCGACCCGCAGCCCTTTATCATTCAAAAACAAGACGGCGGCTTCCTATACGCCACCACCGATTTGGCCTGCGTGCGCCACCGTGTGCGCAATTTGCACGCCGACCGCATTCTTTATGTGGTGGACACGCGCCAATCGCTGCATTTCCAACAGCTTTTTGCCGCCACGCGCAAAGCAGGCTGGCTGCCTGAAAACGTGGAAGCCGAATTTATCGGCTTTGGCACGATGATGGGCAAAGACGGCAAACCGTTCAAAACCCGCTCGGGCGACACCGTGAAACTGGTGGAATTGCTGGACGAAGCCACCGAACGCGCCACCGCTTTGGTGAAAGAGAAAAACCCCGAACTGCCTGCCGACACCGCCGCGCAAATCGGTCGCGCCGTGGGCATCGGCGCGGTGAAATACGCCGATTTGAGCAAAAACCGCAACAGCGATTACATCTTCGATTGGGAAAACATGCTTTCGTTTGAAGGCAACACCGCGCCTTATCTGCAATACGCCTACACGCGCGTGCAAAGCGTGCTGCGCCGCGCGGGGGCTTGGAACGAAACCGCCCCCTTGCAAATCAAAGAGCCGCTGGAACAACAGCTTGCCGTTGAATTGCTGAAATTTGAAGACGTGCTCAACAGCGTGGCGGAGACTTCGTTCCCGCATTATTTGGCGAATTATTTGTATCAGCTTGCCGCGCTGTTTAGCCGCTTCTACGAAGCCTGCCCGATTTTGAAAGCCGAAGGCGCAACCCGCGACACCCGCTTGCAGTTGGCAAAATTAACAGGCGAAACGCTGAAAACAGGGCTGGGGCTGCTGGGCATTGAAGTGTTGGATGTGATGTAA
- a CDS encoding pseudouridine synthase, producing MLIALNKPYGYICQFSPHEKHPNLKELVNVPRVYPAGRLDTDSEGLLLLTDNGQQQARIASPKFKLIKTYWAQLEGTPNPEQIAQLEQPMDLGDFIARPAKTRLLTPAETARIWPRNPPVRYRKTVPDFWLEIQIAEGKNRQVRRMAAKAHYPCLRLVRTGIGRINLFDLDLPLGQWQPLTTLP from the coding sequence ATGTTAATCGCGCTCAACAAACCCTATGGCTATATCTGCCAATTTTCGCCACACGAAAAACACCCCAATTTGAAAGAATTGGTAAACGTGCCCCGTGTTTACCCCGCCGGGCGGCTGGATACCGACAGCGAGGGCTTGCTGCTGCTCACCGACAACGGTCAACAACAAGCGCGGATTGCCAGCCCAAAATTCAAACTTATCAAAACCTACTGGGCGCAGCTGGAAGGCACGCCCAATCCCGAACAAATCGCGCAATTGGAACAGCCCATGGATTTGGGCGACTTCATTGCCCGCCCTGCAAAAACTCGCTTGCTTACCCCCGCCGAAACCGCCCGCATCTGGCCGCGCAATCCGCCCGTGCGCTATCGCAAAACCGTGCCCGATTTCTGGCTGGAAATTCAAATTGCCGAAGGCAAAAACAGGCAAGTCAGGCGGATGGCCGCCAAAGCACACTATCCCTGCTTGCGGCTGGTGCGAACAGGCATCGGGCGCATCAATTTATTTGATTTAGACTTGCCACTCGGACAGTGGCAACCCTTAACCACTCTACCCTAA
- a CDS encoding Lrp/AsnC family transcriptional regulator produces the protein MQQAVVLDKIDLKILQVLQENGRLSNVELSERVALSPSPCLRRLKQLEDNGIIRRYAALLSPMSLGLGLQVMIRVTTDKSAQARGEFEGAVRTWTEVLSCFALTGESDYLLHAFFTNMDAFSHFVLDVLLSHNCVLDAKSSFVLKEIKSTTALPLGHLA, from the coding sequence ATGCAACAAGCGGTTGTGTTAGACAAAATCGATTTAAAAATCCTGCAAGTGCTACAAGAAAACGGGCGGTTGAGCAATGTGGAATTGTCAGAGCGGGTTGCGCTGTCGCCATCGCCTTGTTTGCGCCGTTTGAAACAGCTTGAAGACAACGGCATCATCCGCCGCTATGCCGCGCTTTTGTCGCCCATGTCGCTGGGTTTGGGCTTGCAAGTGATGATTCGCGTAACCACCGACAAATCGGCGCAGGCGCGCGGTGAATTTGAGGGCGCGGTGCGGACGTGGACGGAAGTGTTAAGCTGCTTTGCGCTCACGGGCGAATCGGATTATCTGCTGCACGCCTTTTTCACCAACATGGATGCATTTTCGCATTTTGTGCTGGATGTGTTGCTTTCGCACAATTGCGTGTTGGATGCCAAATCAAGCTTTGTTTTAAAAGAGATTAAAAGCACCACCGCGCTGCCGCTGGGGCATTTGGCATAA
- a CDS encoding PilT/PilU family type 4a pilus ATPase, translated as MTTTIAPVNEEMKKFIHNLLTHMVKNKGSDLFITAGYPPAMKLDGKVTKLSDKPLSAEHTAQIARSIMDEKQAIEFAETNECNFAISLAGVSRFRINAMIQRGAATLVCRVITSDIPKFDDLKLPPVLKDVVMEKRGLVIFVGGTGSGKSTSLAAMIDYRNENSNGHIITIEDPIEYVHPHKNCIISQREVGVDTQNWFAALKNTLRQAPDVILIGEIRDRETMDYALAFAETGHLCMATLHANNSNQALDRIINFFPEERRTQLLTDLSLNLKGFISQRLIPRKTGKGRSAAVEILLNSPLISELILHGEVHGIKDIMAKSRDIGMQTFDQALFDLYEADMISYEDALRNADSENDLRLQIKLNSKKNGTAGEDGSLDGLSLMDYEKPEEAEEGK; from the coding sequence ATGACAACCACCATCGCCCCCGTAAACGAAGAAATGAAGAAATTTATCCATAACCTGTTGACCCACATGGTGAAAAACAAAGGTTCGGATTTATTCATCACCGCAGGCTATCCGCCCGCCATGAAGCTGGACGGAAAAGTAACCAAATTAAGCGACAAACCGCTATCCGCCGAGCACACCGCGCAAATCGCCCGCTCCATTATGGACGAAAAACAAGCCATCGAATTTGCCGAAACCAACGAATGCAACTTCGCCATCAGCTTGGCGGGCGTGTCGCGCTTTCGGATTAACGCCATGATTCAACGCGGCGCGGCAACGTTGGTTTGCCGTGTGATTACCAGCGATATTCCCAAATTTGACGATTTGAAACTGCCGCCCGTGTTAAAAGACGTGGTGATGGAAAAACGCGGCTTGGTGATTTTTGTGGGCGGCACAGGCTCGGGCAAATCCACCTCGCTCGCGGCGATGATTGACTACCGCAACGAAAACAGCAACGGACACATCATCACCATTGAAGACCCGATTGAATATGTGCACCCGCACAAAAACTGCATTATTTCGCAGCGCGAAGTGGGCGTGGACACGCAAAACTGGTTTGCCGCGCTGAAAAACACCTTGCGCCAAGCCCCCGATGTGATTTTGATTGGTGAAATCCGCGACCGCGAAACGATGGACTACGCGCTGGCGTTTGCCGAAACGGGGCATTTGTGCATGGCAACGCTGCACGCCAATAATTCCAACCAAGCGCTTGACCGCATCATCAACTTCTTCCCCGAAGAGCGCCGCACCCAGCTTTTGACCGATTTGTCGCTCAACTTGAAAGGCTTTATTTCGCAACGCCTGATTCCGCGCAAAACGGGCAAAGGGCGCAGCGCGGCGGTGGAAATTTTGCTCAATTCGCCCTTGATTTCGGAGCTGATTTTGCACGGCGAGGTGCACGGCATCAAAGACATCATGGCAAAATCGCGCGACATCGGCATGCAAACCTTTGACCAAGCCCTGTTTGACCTATACGAAGCCGACATGATTTCCTACGAAGACGCGCTGCGCAACGCCGATTCGGAAAACGACTTGCGCTTGCAAATCAAGCTGAACAGCAAGAAAAACGGCACGGCGGGCGAAGACGGCTCGCTGGACGGTTTGTCGCTGATGGATTATGAAAAGCCCGAAGAGGCGGAAGAAGGCAAATAA
- the typA gene encoding translational GTPase TypA — translation MKNIRNIAIIAHVDHGKTTLVDQLLRQSGTFRANQQVEERVMDSNDLEKERGITILAKNTAIEYNGYHINIVDTPGHADFGGEVERVLGMVDCVVLLVDAQEGPMPQTRFVTKKALALGLRPIVVINKIDKPSARASWVIDQTFELFDSLGASDEQLDFPIVYASGLSGFARLEEDGSETDMRVLFETILKHTPEPSGDANAPLQLQISQLDYDNYTGRLGIGRILNGKIRPGMQVAVMNHETQIATGRINQLLGFKGLERVPQEEAEAGDIVIISGIDEIGIGVTICDKENPVGVPMLSVDEPTLTMDFMVNTSPLAGTEGKFVTSRQIRDRLTRELLTNVALRVEDTADADVFRVSGRGELHLTILLENMRREGFELAVGKPRVVFREIDGQKCEPYENLTVDVPDENQGAVMEELGRRRGELTNMESDGNGRTRLEYHIPARGLIGFQGEFMTLTRGTGLMSHVFDDYAPVKPDMPGRHNGVLVSQEQGEAVAYALWNLEDRGRMFVSPNDKIYEGMIIGIHSRDNDLVVNPLKGKKLTNVRASGTDEAVRLTPPIKLTLEGAVEFIDDDELVEITPQSIRLRKRYLSELERRRHFKKLD, via the coding sequence ATGAAAAACATCCGCAACATCGCCATCATCGCCCACGTGGACCACGGCAAAACCACCCTTGTTGACCAACTTTTGCGTCAATCAGGCACATTCCGCGCCAATCAGCAAGTAGAAGAGCGCGTGATGGACAGCAACGACCTAGAAAAAGAGCGCGGTATCACCATTCTCGCCAAAAACACCGCCATCGAATACAACGGCTACCACATCAACATCGTCGATACCCCGGGTCACGCCGATTTTGGCGGCGAAGTGGAGCGCGTACTCGGCATGGTGGACTGCGTGGTGCTGCTGGTGGACGCGCAAGAAGGCCCGATGCCGCAAACCCGCTTCGTTACCAAAAAAGCCCTTGCGCTGGGTTTGCGCCCGATTGTGGTCATCAACAAAATTGACAAACCTTCCGCCCGCGCCAGCTGGGTGATTGACCAAACCTTTGAATTGTTTGACAGCTTGGGCGCAAGCGATGAGCAACTGGATTTCCCGATTGTGTACGCATCGGGTTTGAGTGGCTTTGCCCGTTTGGAAGAAGACGGCAGCGAAACCGATATGCGCGTGCTGTTTGAAACCATTTTGAAACATACGCCCGAGCCAAGCGGCGATGCCAACGCCCCCCTGCAACTGCAAATTTCGCAGCTGGATTACGACAACTACACCGGTCGCCTTGGCATCGGTCGCATTTTGAACGGCAAAATCCGCCCAGGGATGCAAGTTGCCGTGATGAACCACGAAACCCAAATCGCCACAGGGCGCATCAATCAACTGCTTGGCTTCAAAGGCTTGGAGCGCGTGCCGCAAGAGGAAGCCGAAGCGGGCGACATCGTGATTATTTCGGGCATTGACGAAATCGGCATCGGCGTCACCATTTGCGACAAAGAAAACCCCGTGGGCGTGCCGATGTTGAGCGTGGACGAGCCGACTTTGACCATGGACTTTATGGTGAACACGTCGCCATTGGCGGGCACGGAAGGCAAATTTGTTACCAGCCGCCAAATCCGCGATCGTTTAACGCGCGAATTGCTCACCAACGTTGCCCTGCGCGTGGAAGACACGGCGGATGCCGACGTGTTCCGCGTGTCGGGGCGCGGCGAGTTGCATTTAACCATTTTGCTGGAAAATATGCGCCGCGAGGGCTTTGAATTGGCAGTGGGCAAGCCGCGCGTGGTGTTCCGTGAGATTGACGGGCAAAAATGCGAGCCATATGAAAATTTAACCGTGGATGTGCCCGATGAAAACCAAGGCGCGGTGATGGAGGAATTGGGTCGCCGCCGTGGCGAATTGACCAATATGGAAAGCGATGGCAACGGGCGCACCCGCTTGGAATACCATATCCCCGCGCGCGGTTTGATTGGCTTCCAAGGCGAATTTATGACGCTGACGCGCGGCACAGGCCTGATGAGCCATGTGTTTGACGATTACGCGCCCGTTAAACCCGATATGCCCGGCCGCCACAATGGCGTGCTGGTGTCGCAGGAGCAGGGCGAAGCGGTGGCTTATGCGCTGTGGAATCTGGAAGACCGCGGGCGGATGTTTGTGTCGCCCAACGATAAGATTTACGAGGGCATGATTATCGGCATCCACAGCCGCGACAACGATTTGGTGGTGAACCCGCTCAAAGGCAAAAAACTCACCAACGTGCGCGCCAGCGGCACGGATGAAGCGGTGCGCTTAACGCCGCCGATTAAATTGACGCTGGAAGGCGCGGTGGAGTTTATTGACGATGATGAGCTGGTGGAGATTACGCCGCAATCCATCCGCTTGCGTAAGCGTTATTTGAGCGAGCTGGAACGCCGTCGCCACTTTAAGAAATTGGATTGA
- a CDS encoding 16S rRNA (uracil(1498)-N(3))-methyltransferase, producing MPRFYLPAPLAPHTTFSLPDNIVRHIHVLRLNAGDNITLFNGTGSDFDATLQEIGKRHAECHITAQRQPENESALNITLVQAVSSGERMDFTLQKSVELGVRAIQPMISERCVVRLSGDRADKRVQRWQDIVIAACEQSGRSIVPTVLPIVSFSDYLRQMPPELHLMMSLRRAQALRDIAPVSQSLRLMIGPEGGWTPAEEQAALDAGVQTITLGKRVLRTETAAMAAMAAMQVLWGDF from the coding sequence ATGCCACGCTTCTATCTCCCCGCCCCCCTAGCTCCGCACACCACGTTTAGCCTGCCCGATAACATCGTGCGCCACATCCACGTTTTGCGGCTTAACGCAGGCGACAACATCACCCTATTCAACGGCACGGGCAGCGATTTTGACGCCACCTTGCAAGAAATCGGCAAACGCCACGCCGAGTGCCACATCACCGCCCAAAGGCAGCCTGAAAACGAAAGCGCCCTAAACATCACGCTGGTGCAAGCCGTTTCCAGCGGCGAGCGCATGGATTTCACCCTGCAAAAAAGCGTGGAACTGGGCGTGCGCGCCATCCAGCCCATGATTAGCGAACGCTGCGTGGTGCGGCTTAGCGGCGATCGAGCCGACAAGCGCGTGCAACGCTGGCAAGACATCGTCATCGCCGCCTGCGAACAAAGCGGGCGCAGCATCGTGCCGACTGTGTTGCCGATTGTGTCGTTTAGCGACTATCTGCGCCAAATGCCACCAGAATTGCACCTGATGATGAGCCTGCGCCGCGCCCAAGCCCTGCGCGACATCGCCCCCGTGTCGCAATCGCTGCGCCTGATGATAGGTCCCGAAGGCGGCTGGACACCTGCCGAAGAACAAGCCGCGCTGGATGCAGGCGTGCAAACCATCACGCTGGGCAAACGCGTATTGCGCACCGAAACGGCGGCGATGGCGGCGATGGCGGCGATGCAAGTGTTGTGGGGGGATTTTTGA
- a CDS encoding inositol monophosphatase family protein: MKPMNLLHDLIREVAANEIMPYFLRVQSARKEDGSVLSQADLAAQAKLVFRLPQIIAAPVLGEEMAAAEQQALWAQHAHSGLWVIDPIDGTNNFVNGLPHFAVSVAYVAQGRAQLGAIFNPVSGELFSAERGGGAFLNDTRLPLRCAPKKLHEALAGVDVKRLRSARLANSINHFAPFGTLRCLGSSTLDWCYLAAGRLDVYVHGGQNLWDYAAGALILEEAGGLLATLEGDEFWSGLHAFKRSAVAAVQPELFEKWLGWIRKNQ, translated from the coding sequence ATGAAACCGATGAACTTGTTGCACGACTTAATCCGCGAGGTGGCGGCAAACGAAATCATGCCGTATTTTTTGCGTGTGCAAAGTGCGCGAAAGGAAGACGGCAGCGTGTTGTCGCAGGCGGATTTGGCGGCGCAGGCGAAATTGGTTTTCAGGCTGCCACAAATCATTGCTGCGCCGGTGTTGGGCGAGGAAATGGCCGCCGCCGAGCAGCAGGCTTTGTGGGCGCAGCACGCGCATTCGGGCTTGTGGGTGATTGACCCGATTGATGGCACAAACAATTTTGTGAACGGGCTGCCGCATTTTGCCGTGTCGGTGGCTTATGTGGCGCAGGGGCGGGCGCAGCTGGGCGCGATTTTCAATCCGGTTAGCGGCGAGCTGTTTTCGGCAGAACGCGGCGGCGGGGCGTTTTTAAACGATACGCGCTTGCCGCTGCGCTGTGCGCCAAAAAAACTGCACGAAGCCTTGGCGGGCGTGGATGTGAAACGCTTGCGCTCGGCAAGGCTGGCGAACAGCATCAACCATTTTGCGCCGTTTGGCACGCTGCGCTGCTTGGGCAGCAGCACGTTGGATTGGTGCTATTTGGCGGCGGGGCGGCTGGATGTGTATGTGCACGGCGGGCAGAATTTGTGGGACTACGCGGCAGGCGCGTTGATTTTGGAAGAAGCGGGCGGCTTGCTGGCAACGCTGGAAGGCGACGAATTTTGGAGCGGCTTGCACGCGTTTAAACGCTCGGCGGTGGCGGCGGTGCAGCCTGAATTGTTTGAGAAATGGCTGGGGTGGATTCGGAAGAATCAGTAG